A region of Micropterus dolomieu isolate WLL.071019.BEF.003 ecotype Adirondacks linkage group LG01, ASM2129224v1, whole genome shotgun sequence DNA encodes the following proteins:
- the abcb11b gene encoding bile salt export pump isoform X4, which translates to MPAGSVKLQSIKKLGQENHSYEFSDEEPAGSYMTMTTSKDNEKGPGKEEQPAIRVGFFQLFRFSTCNDLLMMVMGSVCAVLHGSAQPLVLLVFGLLTDTFVEYDIELNELRDDRKECVNNTIQWKRNYTAGNSLITKLNQSDWSFMNNSTWEMLTPLKGRSCGLLDIEYEMTNFAYYYVGIGAAVFILGYFQISLWVTAAARQILLIRKLYFSKVMRMEIGWFDCTSIGELNTRMSDDINKINDAIADQVAIFLQRFTTFVGGFCIGFIKGWKLTLVIVSASPLIGIGAGLMALFVAKLTGMELQAYAKAGAVADEVLSSIRTVAAFGGEKKEVKRYDNNLISAQRWGIRKGLVMGFFTGFMWMVIFLCYALAFWYGSSLVLDTEEYTPGTLLQVFFGVLVGAMNLGQASPCLEAFAAGRGAATLIFETIDREPEIDCLSEAGYKLDRVKGDIEFHNVTFYYPSRPEVKILDQLSVAVKSGETTAFVGPSGAGKSTAIQLIQRFYDPKEGMVTLDGHDIRGLNIQWLRSLIGIVEQEPVLFATTVAENIRYGRPGVSMEEIITAAKEANAYNFIMDLPQKFDTLVGEGGGQMSGGQKQRIAIARALVRNPRILLLDMATSALDNESEAVVQEALDKPVARQ; encoded by the exons ATGCCAGCTGGATCAGTGAAATTGCAAAGCATTAAAAAACTGGGACAGGAAAACCACAGCTATGAGTTTTCAGATGAAG AACCAGCTGGCTCCTACAT GACCATGACAACTTCCAAGGACAATGAGAA AGGTCCAGGAAAGGAAGAGCAACCAGCGATAAGGGTTGGCTTCTTTCAGCTG TTCCGTTTTTCCACATGCAACGACTtgctgatgatggtgatggGTAGCGTGTGTGCAGTGCTGCACGGCTCGGCCCAGCCCCTCGTGCTGCTGGTGTTTGGCTTGCTCACCGACACCTTCGTCGAGTATGACATCGAGCTCAACGAGCTAAGGGACGACAGGAAGGAGTGTGTGAACAACACTATCCAGTGGAAGAGGAACTACACTGCAGGGAACAGCCTGATCACAAAGCTGAACCAGTCAGACTGGAGCTTCATGAACAATTCAACATGGGAGATGCTCACACCGCTGAAGGGCAGGTCGTGTGG GCTTCTTGACATTGAATATGAAATGACCAATTTTGCCTACTATTATGTTGGAATTGGAGCAGCAGTATTCATCCTGGGATACTTTCAG ATTTCCCTGTGGGTGACGGCAGCTGCAAGACAGATTCTGCTCATCAGGAAATTGTACTTCAGCAAAGTGATGAGGATGGAGATCGGCTGGTTCGACTGCACCTCTATAGGGGAGCTTAATACTCGCATGTCAGA TGATATCAACAAGATCAATGATGCCATTGCGGATCAAGTTGCCATTTTTTTGCAGCGCTTCACCACCTTTGTGGGTGGTTTCTGCATTGGCTTTATCAAAGGATGGAAGTTAACACTTGTCATTGTCTCAGCAAGTCCACTGATTGGGATTGGAGCTGGTCTTATGGCTCTG TTTGTTGCTAAGCTAACAGGAATGGAGCTGCAGGCTTACGCCAAAGCTGGAGCTGTAGCTGACGAGGTCCTCTCCTCCATTAGGACTGTGGCTGCTTTTGGTGGTGAGAAAAAAGAGGTGAAAAG GTACGACAATAACTTAATCTCAGCGCAGCGCTGGGGCATCAGGAAGGGTCTTGTTATGGGGTTTTTCACTGGATTTATGTGGATGGTCATCTTTCTGTGCTATGCATTGGCTTTCTGGTATGGCTCTAGTCTAGTGTTGGACACAGAGGAGTACACACCAGGAACACTACTGCAG GTATTCTTTGGTGTCTTGGTAGGAGCCATGAATTTGGGGCAGGCCTCCCCATGTCTGGAGGCATTTGCTGCAGGCCGTGGAGCTGCTACCCTCATCTTTGAGACTATTGACAGA GAGCCAGAGATTGACTGTTTATCTGAGGCTGGATATAAGCTCGACAGGGTCAAAGGAGATATTGAGTTTCACAATGTCACCTTCTACTACCCCTCCAGACCTGAAGTCAAG ATCCTGGACCAGCTCAGTGTTGCAGTGAAGTCCGGGGAGACCACAGCCTTTGTTGGTCCAAGTGGAGCTGGGAAGAGTACTGCTATTCAGCTCATCCAGCGCTTCTATGACCCTAAAGAGGGCATG GTGACCCTGGATGGTCATGACATCAGAGGGCTGAACATCCAATGGCTGCGTTCGCTGATTGGCATTGTAGAGCAGGAGCCTGTGCTGTTTGCCACCACCGTTGCTGAGAATATACGCTATGGTAGACCCGGTGTCTCCATGGAAGAAATCATCACTGCAGCAAAGGAGGCCAACGCCTACAATTTCATCATGGATCTGCCACAG AAATTCGACACATTGGTGGGGGAGGGTGGAGGTCAGATGAGTGGCGGTCAGAAGCAGCGTATTGCCATTGCTCGAGCGCTGGTCAGGAATCCTCGTATCCTGCTGCTGGACATGGCAACCTCTGCTCTTGACAATGAGAGCGAGGCTGTAGTTCAAGAAGCTTTGGATAAA CCCGTGGCAAGACAGTGA
- the LOC123974548 gene encoding 17-beta-hydroxysteroid dehydrogenase type 6-like: MTTNIPSLLPIMYLYLLGLVVFYYLYRWVRELPRVPDKGSKYVYITGCDSGFGNLLARHLDKQGFRVIASCFTEKGEEDLKKSCSSNLITTHLDVRSKDSVAKVAATIKDKVGECGLWAVVNNAGVSIPSAPCDWLTIDDYKLMLDVNLNGSEFLDEADHVEGLLGQSIILIRGKQMVTQKDNGTLGSGMSGEESRVPFVL; this comes from the exons atgactacaaATATCCCATCTCTTTTACCAA TCATGTACCTGTACCTCCTGGGGCTGGTGGTTTTCTACTACCTGTACCGCTGGGTCAGGGAGCTACCCAGGGTCCCTGACAAGGGCAGCAAGTATGTGTACATCACAGGCTGCGACAGTGGCTTTGGCAACCTCCTGGCCCGCCATCTGGACAAGCAGGGGTTCAGAGTGATCGCCTCGTGTTTCACAGAGAAGGGAGAAGAGGATCTGAAGAAGTCCTGCTCCAGCAACCTGATCACAACACACCTAGATGTTAGGTCTAAGGACAGTGTTGCCAAAGTTGCAGCGACGATTAAGGACAAAGTTGGGGAGTGTG GTCTGTGGGCTGTGGTGAACAATGCAGGCGTGTCCATTCCCTCTGCTCCCTGTGACTGGCTGACCATTGATGACTACAAGCTCATGCTGGACGTGAACCTGAACGGC AGCGAGTTCCTCGATGAGGCCGACCATGTGGAAGGCTTGCTCGGGCAGAGCATCATACTCATTAGAGGGAAACAG ATGGTAACTCAGAAAGATAACGGCACACTGGGCTCCGGCATGTCCGGGGAAGAGTCACGAGTGCCATTTGTCTTGTAG
- the LOC123973680 gene encoding retinol dehydrogenase 7-like, protein MYLYLLGLVVFYYLYRWVRELPRVPDKGSKYVYITGCDSGFGNLLARHLDKQGFRVIASCFTEKGEEDLKKSCSSNLITTHLDVRSKDSVAKVAAMIKDKVGERGLWAVVNNAGVSIPSAPCDWLTIDDYKLMLDVNLNGVIAVTLSVLPLIKKARGRVVNVASVFGRISATGGPYTISKYGVEAFNDSLRKNMHPFGVKVLCIEPGFFKTNVTDPGILSKSVKMLWDRLPQEDKDDYGVEYVQKALAMISDKVAKVSDGDLMKVVSCMEHAVSAVRPRTRYSPGWDAKLFWLPLSYMPTCVSDYVLNKEAVPIAKQKE, encoded by the exons ATGTACCTGTACCTCCTGGGGCTGGTGGTTTTCTACTACCTGTACCGCTGGGTCAGGGAGCTACCCAGGGTCCCTGACAAGGGCAGCAAGTATGTGTACATCACAGGCTGCGACAGTGGCTTTGGCAACCTCCTGGCCCGCCATCTGGACAAGCAGGGGTTCAGAGTGATCGCCTCGTGTTTCACAGAGAAGGGAGAAGAGGATCTGAAGAAGTCCTGCTCCAGCAACCTGATCACAACACACCTAGATGTTAGGTCTAAGGACAGTGTTGCCAAAGTTGCGGCGATGATCAAGGACAAAGTCGGGGAGCGTG GTCTGTGGGCTGTAGTGAACAATGCAGGCGTGTCCATTCCCTCTGCTCCCTGTGACTGGCTGACCATTGATGACTACAAGCTCATGCTGGACGTGAACCTGAACGGCGTGATCGCAGTGACTCTGAGCGTCCTGCCGCTAATTAAGAAGGCCAGGGGACGGGTGGTCAATGTAGCCAGTGTGTTTGGGAGGATCAGTGCGACGGGAGGCCCCTACACTATCTCCAAATATGGTGTAGAGGCTTTCAATGACAGCCTCAG GAAAAATATGCATCCATTCGGTGTCAAAGTCCTCTGCATCGAGCCAGGCTTCTTCAAAACAAATGTGACTGATCCTGGTATCCTGTCCAAAAGTGTCAAGATGTTGTGGGACAGACTGCCCCAGGAGGACAAAGATGACTATGGAGTTGAATATGTGCAGAAGG cgTTAGCGATGATATCAGACAAAGTTGCCAAGGTCAGTGATGGAGATCTGATGAAGGTGGTCAGCTGTATGGAGCACGCTGTGTCCGCTGTCCGGCCCCGCACCCGCTACTCCCCCGGGTGGGACGCCAAGCTTTTCTGGCTGCCGCTGTCATACATGCCGACCTGTGTCAGTGATTATGTCCTCAACAAAGAAGCCGTTCCTATTGCCAAGCAGAAGGAATAA
- the atp5f1b gene encoding ATP synthase subunit beta, mitochondrial, giving the protein MLGAVGRCCTGALQALKPGVQPLKALVGSPAVLSRRDYVAPAAAAVTAHGRIVAVIGAVVDVQFDEGLPPILNALEVAGRDSRLVLEVAQHLGESTVRTIAMDGTEGLVRGQKVLDTGAPIRIPVGPETLGRIMNVIGEPIDERGPISTKQTAPIHAEAPEFTDMSVEQEILVTGIKVVDLLAPYAKGGKIGLFGGAGVGKTVLIMELINNVAKAHGGYSVFAGVGERTREGNDLYHEMIESGVINLKDTTSKVALVYGQMNEPPGARARVALTGLTVAEYFRDQEGQDVLLFIDNIFRFTQAGSEVSALLGRIPSAVGYQPTLATDMGTMQERITTTKKGSITSVQAIYVPADDLTDPAPATTFAHLDATTVLSRAIAELGIYPAVDPLDSTSRIMDPNIVGAEHYDVARGVQKILQDYKSLQDIIAILGMDELSEEDKLTVARARKIQRFLSQPFQVAEVFTGHMGKLVPLKETIKGFKSILGGEYDALPEQAFYMVGPIEEVIQKAEKLAEEHS; this is encoded by the exons ATGTTGGGAGCTGTGGGACGCTGCTGCACCGGGGCTCTGCAGGCTCTTAAGCCTGGGGTCCAGCCCCTGAAGGCCCTCGTTGGATCTCCAGCCGTCctttcac GCAGAGATTATGTCGCACCTGCCGCCGCTGCCGTCACAGCTCACGGGCGTATTGTGGCTGTCATCGGTGCCGTCGTCGACGTCCAGTTCGATGAAGGCCTTCCTCCCATCCTCAACGCCCTGGAAGTTGCAGGCCGTGACTCCAGGCTAGTCCTGGAGGTGGCACAGCATCTTG GGGAGAGCACAGTGCGTACCATTGCTATGGATGGTACCGAAGGTCTGGTCCGCGGACAGAAAGTTCTGGACACTGGTGCCCCCATCAGAATCCCTGTGGGTCCCGAGACCCTGGGCAGAATTATGAATGTCATTGGCGAGCCCATCGACGAGAGGGGTCCCATCTCCACCAAGCA GACTGCACCCATCCATGCTGAGGCCCCTGAATTCACTGACATGAGTGTGGAACAGGAGATTCTGGTGACTGGCATTAAGGTGGTCGACCTGCTGGCCCCCTACGCCAAGGGAGGAAAGATCG GTCTGTTCGGTGGCGCTGGTGTAGGCAAGACTGTTTTGATCATGGAGCTGATTAACAATGTGGCAAAGGCCCATGGTGGTTACTCTGTGTTTGCCGGCGTGGGCGAGCGTACCCGTGAGGGAAATGACTTGTACCATGAAATGATTGAGTCTGGTGTCATCAACCTGAAGGACACCACCTCCAAG GTGGCGCTGGTGTATGGACAGATGAACGAGCCCCCTGGTGCCCGTGCCAGAGTGGCTCTGACTGGACTGACCGTAGCAGAGTACTTCCGCGACCAGGAGGGTCAGGATGTGCTGCTCTTCATCGACAACATCTTCCGCTTCACACAGGCTGGCTCTGAG GTGTCTGCTCTGCTGGGTCGTATCCCCTCTGCTGTGGGTTACCAGCCCACTCTGGCCACAGACATGGGTACCATGCAGGAGAGAATCACCACCACCAAGAAGGGTTCAATCACATCTGTGCAG GCCATTTATGTGCCCGCTGATGATTTGACTGACCCTGCCCCCGCCACCACCTTCGCTCACTTGGACGCCACCACTGTATTGTCCCGTGCCATCGCTGAGCTGGGTATCTACCCCGCTGTCGACCCCCTGGACTCCACTTCCCGTATCATGGACCCCAACATCGTCGGAGCTGAGCACTACGATGTCGCCCGTGGTGTGCAGAAAATCCTTCAG GACTACAAATCCCTGCAGGATATCATTGCCATTCTGGGTATGGATGAGTTGTCTGAGGAGGACAAACTGACTGTGGCCCGCGCCCGCAAGATCCAGCGTTTCCTGTCCCAGCCCTTCCAGGTGGCCGAGGTGTTTACTGGCCATATGGGAAAGCTGGTGCCCCTCAAGGAAACCATCAAGGGCTTCAAGAGCATCCTTGGTG GTGAGTATGATGCTCTGCCCGAGCAAGCCTTCTACATGGTCGGCCCCATCGAGGAAGTCATTCAGAAGGCAGAGAAGCTGGCTGAGGAGCATTCATAA